The following are encoded in a window of Athene noctua chromosome 29, bAthNoc1.hap1.1, whole genome shotgun sequence genomic DNA:
- the ANP32E gene encoding acidic leucine-rich nuclear phosphoprotein 32 family member E isoform X7, which produces MSWRLSVRAAIDGAGAAGGAGRRRRLPAAFPSALPRPSRRRRPPQQQQRPRGPSPAAPAHPPSPLRSCGRGGAMEMKKRINLELRNRAPEKVTELVLDNCRSSNGEIEGLNDSFKELEFLSMANVELTSLAKLPTLSKLRKLELSDNIISGGLEVLAERCPNLTYLNLSGNKIKDLGTVEALQNLKNLKSLDLFNCEITNLEDYRDSIFELLQQITYLDGFDQEDNEAPDSEDDDDEEGDEDDDDEEEDEAGPPGEYEEEDDEDDGGSDLGEGEEEEEDEDDDDDYVEEGGDEEEEEGVRGEKRKRDPEDEGEEEDD; this is translated from the exons ATGTCATGGAGGCTCAGTGTGCGAGCGGCCATTGACGGGGCCGGAGCtgcgggcggagcggggcggcggcggcggctgcccgcgGCGTTCCCTTCCGCACTCCCGCgtccctcccggcggcggcggccgccgcagcagcagcagcgaccccgcggcccttcccccgccgcgcccgctcaCCCTCCCTCGCCACTGCGGAgctgcgggagggggggggcgatGGAGATGAAGAAGCGCATCAACCTGGAGTTGAGGAACCGGGCCCCCGAGaag GTGACGGAGTTGGTGCTCGATAACTGCCGATCCAGCAACGGTGAAATCGAAGGTCTCAATGACTCATTTAAAGAACTGGAGTTCCTCAGCATGGCCAACGTGGAGCTGACATCGCTGGCCAAGCTCCCCACGTTGAGTAAGCTCCGAAAG TTGGAGCTGAGCGACAACATCATTTCAGGAGGCCTGGAGGTCCTTGCAGAAAGATGTCCGAATCTCACATATCTAAATCTAAGTGGCAACAAAATCAAAGATCTTGGCACTGTGGAAGCTCTT caAAATCTCAAAAACTTGAAGAGCCTTGACCTGTTCAACTGTGAGATTACAAACCTCGAGGATTACAGAGACAGCATTTTTGAGCTGCTTCAGCAAATCACATACCTAGATGGATTCGATCAGGAAGATAACGAGGCACCGGACtcagaagatgatgatgatgagg AAggagatgaagatgatgatgatgaagaggaggatgaagcTGGTCCTCCGGGAGAATATGAAGAGGAAGACGACGAAGATGATGGAGGGTCAGATTTGGGGGAaggtgaagaggaggaggaa gatgaagatgatgatgatgactaCGTTGAAGAAGGTGGtgatgaggaggaagaag AGGGCGTTCGAGGGGAGAAGAGGAAACGAGACCCTGAAGATGAAGGCGAGGAAGAGGATGATTAA
- the ANP32E gene encoding acidic leucine-rich nuclear phosphoprotein 32 family member E isoform X12, with amino-acid sequence MSWRLSVRAAIDGAGAAGGAGRRRRLPAAFPSALPRPSRRRRPPQQQQRPRGPSPAAPAHPPSPLRSCGRGGAMEMKKRINLELRNRAPEKVTELVLDNCRSSNGEIEGLNDSFKELEFLSMANVELTSLAKLPTLSKLRKQNLKNLKSLDLFNCEITNLEDYRDSIFELLQQITYLDGFDQEDNEAPDSEDDDDEEGDEDDDDEEEDEAGPPGEYEEEDDEDDGGSDLGEGEEEEEVGLSYLMKEEIQDEDDDDDYVEEGGDEEEEEDGGVRGEKRKRDPEDEGEEEDD; translated from the exons ATGTCATGGAGGCTCAGTGTGCGAGCGGCCATTGACGGGGCCGGAGCtgcgggcggagcggggcggcggcggcggctgcccgcgGCGTTCCCTTCCGCACTCCCGCgtccctcccggcggcggcggccgccgcagcagcagcagcgaccccgcggcccttcccccgccgcgcccgctcaCCCTCCCTCGCCACTGCGGAgctgcgggagggggggggcgatGGAGATGAAGAAGCGCATCAACCTGGAGTTGAGGAACCGGGCCCCCGAGaag GTGACGGAGTTGGTGCTCGATAACTGCCGATCCAGCAACGGTGAAATCGAAGGTCTCAATGACTCATTTAAAGAACTGGAGTTCCTCAGCATGGCCAACGTGGAGCTGACATCGCTGGCCAAGCTCCCCACGTTGAGTAAGCTCCGAAAG caAAATCTCAAAAACTTGAAGAGCCTTGACCTGTTCAACTGTGAGATTACAAACCTCGAGGATTACAGAGACAGCATTTTTGAGCTGCTTCAGCAAATCACATACCTAGATGGATTCGATCAGGAAGATAACGAGGCACCGGACtcagaagatgatgatgatgagg AAggagatgaagatgatgatgatgaagaggaggatgaagcTGGTCCTCCGGGAGAATATGAAGAGGAAGACGACGAAGATGATGGAGGGTCAGATTTGGGGGAaggtgaagaggaggaggaagttgGGCTTTCGTACCTGATGAAAGAAGAGATTCAG gatgaagatgatgatgatgactaCGTTGAAGAAGGTGGtgatgaggaggaagaag AGGACGGA GGCGTTCGAGGGGAGAAGAGGAAACGAGACCCTGAAGATGAAGGCGAGGAAGAGGATGATTAA